Genomic segment of Nostoc sp. TCL240-02:
TAGATAATTCGCTATGACTCTGGCGTATACCATCAGCAACGCTAAAGTGGGAGATTTAACTTACCGTTAAGAGTTGGCTAAATTAGCTTTAGTTATAGACTAAGCAAGTTTTATCAGCATAGTTACTGATTATTTGTTTGCTCTATTCCTGTCTATGTTGATTGTTTTTGAACTGAGATAAAAAAAAAGTATATATAAACACATTTTAACCTGGAATTATAACAATCTTTAAACAGAGATACTAAAGAAATAAAGATTCAGCAAAGAGAGCTAAGACGTATGGTCGATGCAACAGAATAGAGTTTATGTTCAAATAATCTTTAGCTCGACGCTTCAATAATTCTCAATAGGATGTAACTATGCAAGCAGTGCTTAACTATCCCAAGATTGCAGTCATTCGCCCTCAAGGGTATTTGAATGCTACAAACGCCTTGGAATTTGAACGAGATATGACGACAGCGTTGGCACAAAATGTTATTTCCATCTTGGTAGTAGACCTCGCAGCAGTAGAATCGTTAGACAGTGCGGGGTTGATGGCATTGTTATCTATACACAAGCTGGCTCTTAGTTTAGGAAGGGGTTTTCAACTTTGTGCTATTGCTCCGTCAATTAGAATTATTTTTGAACTAACGCAACTCGATAGAGTGTTTGAAATATTGGATGGTGAAGTTGAATTGGCCCCAACATAAACCAGTTAAAACGCGGACTTTATGTAAAGGAGTTATAAGTTCCAACGATAAATTATGTTAAAGACCTAATTCAATGCTAAAGTTTGGTTTGGGTAGCTGTAATTAAGGTAGCTAGAAGATAGCACAGTGACTGTTGCAGTTGAGAAATTAATAACATCGGATATTTTAAAACCAGGGCGTTACCTTGGTAATGAGCGTTTAGCAGTACACAAAGCTTGGGATAAGACAGGAATACGCTGGGTCTTAACCTACCCAGAAGTATATGAAGTCGGTGCATCTAATTTAGGGCACATTATCCTATACAACATCTTGAATGCCCAACCGCGTCAATTGTGCGATCGCGCCTACCTCCCAGGAAAAGACCTGGCAGCCAAACTACGCGAAACTAATACGCCATTGTTTGCGGTAGAGTCAAAGCGATCGCTCACAGAATTCGACATTTTAGGCTTTAGCCTCAGTTACGAACTGGGTGCAACTAATATCTTAGAAATGTTGGATCTAGCTGGAATTCCCTTGACGTGGAGAGAACGCCAACAAACAGGGGGAGAATTTACGAATCTCCAATCCCAGTTTCCTTTGATTTTTGCTGGTGGGCAAACAGCAACATCGAATCCTGAGCCTTACGCTGACTTTTTCGACTTTATCGCCCTTGGAGATGGAGAGGAACTGCTACCAGAAATTGGTTTGGTATTGGAAGAAGGCAAGCAAGCAGGATTAAGTAGGGAAGATATATTACTAGATTTGGCACAGATACCAGGTGTATATGTTCCCCAGTTTTATGACATGGCAGAGGATGGCTCAGTTCACCCTTGTTGCCCTGACGTGCCAAAACGAATTCTGCGACGGGTTGCAACTCCCATACCAGCATATTCCATTGGCTTAGTTCCTTACGTAGAAACGGTGCATGACCGTTTGACAATTGAGATTCGGCGTGGTTGCACTCGCGGCTGTCGCTTCTGTCAACCAGGAATGCTGACTCGGCCAGCACGGGATGTAGAACCCGATAAGGTTGTAGAAGCAATTGAACAGGGAATGCGGGCAACTGGTTACAATGAGTTTTCCCTCCTATCTCTGAGTTGTTCTGATTATTTATCCCTACCAGCAGTGGGGATGGAAATCAAAAATCGCTTAAAAAATGAAAACATTTCTCTGACTCTACCAAGCCAACGGGTAGACAGATTTGATGAGAATATTGCCAATATCCTGGGAGGTACACGGCAAGGTGGACTGACTTTTGCTCCAGAAGCTGGAACTCAGCGGATGCGAGACATTATAAATAAAGGTTTGACGAATGATGAATTGTTGCGGGGAGTAAAAACCGCTTGGGAGCAAGGCTGGGATAAAATCAAGTTGTATTTTATGATTGGCTTGCCGGGTGAGACAGATACTGACGTTTTGGGCATTGCGGAAACAGTCAGTTGGCTACAGCGAGAATGTCGGGGCAAAAGCAGAAAACCCCTAAACTTTAACCTGACAATTTCTAACTTTACACCCAAGCCCCATACACCATTCCAGTGGCACTCAGTTTCTACCAGAGAATTTAAGCGCAAACAAAACCTGTTGCGGCAAGAATTCCGCCGGATAAAGGGAGTAAAGGTAAATTTTACCGATGTCCGTATTTCGGCAATGGAAGATTTTGTGGGACGAGGTGATCGCAATTTGAGCAAAGTAGTCCGTCGCGCCTGGGAATTGGGTGCAGGAATGGATTCCTGGTATGAAAATTTAGATCGAGCTTTTAGTGCTTGGGAAGATGCGATCGCTCAAGCCGATCTAGATTGGAAATACCGCCAAGTAGAAAATGGTGAATGGAATTTGTTTCACGCACAAGAGCAGAACAGATCAGAAGATGCAGAAAATACCCAATTCCTCACTCCTGTACAGATGCAATCAATCCCGTCTCTCGATACTTCCCACTCCCTAGATATTCCTCTACCTTGGGATCATATTGATACCGGGATTGATAAAAAGTGGCTTAAAGAAGACTTGCAACGCGCCTTAGAAGCGGCAATTGTCCCCGACTGCTCTTTTGAGGGTTGTTCTCACTGTGGTGTATGTGGAACTGACTTTGGTCATAACGTCGTAATTGAATCGCCTATCATCCCACAATTTGCCGGCGAGTTTGTTCCCAACACAACTAAAGCCCAAAGACTTCGAGTTTGGTTTGGAAAACAGGGTAACATGGCTTTGGTAAGCCACCTAGATTTAATCCGTTTGTTTGACCGAGTTGTGCGGCGAGCAGGTTTACCAATTGCCTTTACTGGTGGATTTCATCCAATGCCGCGAATTTCTGTAGCAACTGCTTTGGCTCTAGGGGCAACTAGTAATGGTGAAATTGCGGATTTTGAGTTAACTGTACCAGTGGACATCGATACTTTTCGAGAAAAATTGGTTCGGGAAATGCCCACAGACATACCTATATATAATGTGGAGCAGATAGATTTAAAAACTCCGGCAGCTACTCAACTGCTAGAAACCGCAGAATATTTAATTACCGTAGCAGCACTTGAAGAAACAACATCTATACAATGGCAAGAATGGATTGATACCATCAAAGCAAAAGATGAACTTTGGTACGAGCATACAACAAAGTCAGGCAAGAGCCAGTTAATAAATCTGCGCGATCGCTTATTTGAACTGGAATTAGTAGAAACCCATAAAAACGTTGCAGAATCTATATCTGTTATCCGTTATGTAGGTAGCTATCGCCAAGATGGTTTTCTATTGCGTCCTGAACAAATCCTGTTTATGCTAGGCATAGTGGCTAGTGGAGAATTTCAACTCTTACACATCCACCGCAATCGGCTAATTTTAGCAGTATAATCCCTGTAGGGCAGCTTGCTAGTAGTTGTCCTAACACGGTACATCGTCGGAATTGATTTTTAGCAAGGTTGCGTTAGAATGAGGTGAAGAGAATTTTTCTGGCGCTGCATTGAAATTAGCTGGTTCACTACCCTGGTGTTCAGGGGGCGAAAGCGAAGATATTAGAGTGGAAATTCTAGGATTTTATCCCAGACAAACTGTGGCAGATTAAAGAACACACACTCTCTCTATAGCTACCTTGTGAATCAGTAACTAACAGCAGGCTCGGTTAGCTTCTCTAAATCCATACTTTTTCAACAACTGCTGAATGTCTAATCCACAATATTGCCCAAGAGCTAGCGCGTTACTCTTTTAGAGTTGTTCGCCCTTGGTGTTACCGCAGGGTAAACAACTACTGTAGGTTAAGCTGATTTGCAGACGTTCACCAGACGCGCAAAGCGCGGCTTAAAAGTAGGGTAGCAGCTGGCGTTGCTGAGTATAACCCTAAGAATAAATCCAGGAATGGAAAATAGAAATAGTTTCTTTTTCTTAACGACTTCAGTAGGTTACTCTCAAAAAAAGCTTCCTGAGTTAAAAACTCACTCAGGATTTAAAACTTTCAACTCAGAACTCTCTTGATTGAGAGTATTGCATCACAAATCAACCACGGACGGTTGATTTAATAGCTTAAATATGCAGCCGTTCTGGAATAATCCGCCGTAGAAACGCTCTTAAGAGCGCCAATAGCTATTTAACTTAGAACATCAGGTTTGCGATTTTTATCATCAGTAGCGCCTTTTGAGGGTTGCAAGGGCAACAAAGGGATAACAAACCTCCAGACCTATTGGTGCTGCCAATTTTTGAGGAAATTGAATGCCAAAACAAATTATTATCGCCGAGCAGCACCAAATTGCTGCTGTCTTTTCTGAAGATCAAATACAAGAACTCGTTGTTGCTACCGGTCATCACCAAATAGGTGATATCTATTTAGGAGTAGTAGAAAACGTATTGCCTGGGATAGATGCGGCTTTTGTGAACATTGGCGACCCAGAGCGTAACGGTTTTATTCACGTCACCGACTTGGGACCATTGAAGCTAAAGCGTACCGCAGCAGCCATTACAGAACTATTAGCACCACAACAGAAAGTTTTGGTGCAAGTCATGAAAGAGCCAACGGGAACAAAAGGACCCAGGCTCACGGGTAATATCACCTTACCCGGACGCTACGTAGTACTGATGCCTTATGGTAGGGGCGTAAATTTATCCCGACGAATTAAAAGTGAAAGTGAGCGCAACCGTTTGCGGGCACTAGCGATTTTGGTCAAACCGGCGGGAATGGGTTTGCTCGTGCGTACAGAAGCCGAAGGCAAACCAGAAGAAGCGATTATGGAAGATTTGGAGTTGCTGCAAAAGCAATGGGAGGCTATCCAACAAGAAGCGCATTCTACCCGTGCCCCAGCACTACTCAACCGAGACGATGACTTTATCCAGCGCGTATTGCGGGATATGTACGGCGCGGATGTCAATCGGATTGTCGTAGATTCCAGTACTGGTTTGAAGCGCGTGAAGCAGTACTTGCAGAATTGGAGTGGCGGTCAAACACCGCAAGGATTGTTGATTGACCATCACCGCGATCGCTCCCCAATTTTAGAGTACTTCCGCATTAGTGCTGCGATTCGAGAAGCCCTGAAACCAAGAGTAGACCTACCTTCTGGAGGTTACATTATCATCGAGCCAACCGAGGCATTAACCGTAATCGATGTTAACTCAGGTTCCTTCACACGATCGGCGACAGCCAGAGAAACAGTTTTATGGACAAACTGTGAAGCTGCAACAGAAATTGCTCGCCAGTTGCGTCTGCGGAATATTGCCGGAGTGATTGTCGTTGATTTCATTGATATGGAATCCCGACGTGACCAACTGCAAGTTCTCGAACACTTTAATAAAGGACTTAAAGCAGACAAAGCTCGTCCCCAGATTGCTCAACTTACGGAACTGGGTTTAGTAGAACTGACCCGCAAACGTCAGGGTCAAAATATTTACGAATTGTTTGGTGAAACTTGTCCCACCTGTGGCGGTTTAGGGCATACTGTGCGTCTGCCTGGAGAACTTGAAAACCGATTACCAATACCAGCAGAAACACCAGAACGTGAGCGTTTTGTATCCCTACCTCACCGAGAACCACGTCAGCCATCTGCCCGCGTCCCGGAACCACGAGAAACTTATGATGGATTTGGGGAAGCATTTGACGGCGACTCGGAATCGACTAACTTAAATCTGATTAATCATCCTAGTTATCAAGAACTGAATGATAATAAGCGTCGTACCCGTACTCGCCGTAGTCGAATTGGCATCAATGGGTTAAATGGGAAAGATGAATCTCGGGTTATTGCCAATCCATTAGCTTTTGTCAACGAGCCAGATTTAGACCTTGATATAGAACCAGAATTAGGAGTTACACCAGAAATTCCCTCACCCACCTTTGGTAAACCAGGTTGGAATGAAAGAGTAGAGCGCACTGTAGAGCGTGCTAAAGTTATCAAGCCAGAACCAGTTAAACCAGTGGTAGAACCACCGGAGATTAGAACTGTAGAAATGAGCCTCCAGGAACAGGATATGTTTGCCTTGATGGGAATATCTCCCTTGGTGAAGTTAGAGCAAGAGGTTAAAAATACCAAATCTGTGATTATTAACGTGATTCAGCCTGGTCAAGTGCGAACAACTCCCACTGAATCTGTCTCAGAATCACCTATTGCCCAAAAAGTACCACCTGAAGTAATTGCAACTAAGTCACCAATACCAAAAGTTATTGAGCCAGAACAAAAATCTTTGATAGAAGAGACAGCTGAACCATCTGAGTTGACTGCCAATCCTTCGGAAAGCTTGTCTGCAAAAGCCTCCGTCAAAGCGATCGCAGATGAAAGCGATTCAAGCAGCGCCGCCAATGCGAT
This window contains:
- a CDS encoding STAS domain-containing protein → MQAVLNYPKIAVIRPQGYLNATNALEFERDMTTALAQNVISILVVDLAAVESLDSAGLMALLSIHKLALSLGRGFQLCAIAPSIRIIFELTQLDRVFEILDGEVELAPT
- a CDS encoding TIGR03960 family B12-binding radical SAM protein gives rise to the protein MTVAVEKLITSDILKPGRYLGNERLAVHKAWDKTGIRWVLTYPEVYEVGASNLGHIILYNILNAQPRQLCDRAYLPGKDLAAKLRETNTPLFAVESKRSLTEFDILGFSLSYELGATNILEMLDLAGIPLTWRERQQTGGEFTNLQSQFPLIFAGGQTATSNPEPYADFFDFIALGDGEELLPEIGLVLEEGKQAGLSREDILLDLAQIPGVYVPQFYDMAEDGSVHPCCPDVPKRILRRVATPIPAYSIGLVPYVETVHDRLTIEIRRGCTRGCRFCQPGMLTRPARDVEPDKVVEAIEQGMRATGYNEFSLLSLSCSDYLSLPAVGMEIKNRLKNENISLTLPSQRVDRFDENIANILGGTRQGGLTFAPEAGTQRMRDIINKGLTNDELLRGVKTAWEQGWDKIKLYFMIGLPGETDTDVLGIAETVSWLQRECRGKSRKPLNFNLTISNFTPKPHTPFQWHSVSTREFKRKQNLLRQEFRRIKGVKVNFTDVRISAMEDFVGRGDRNLSKVVRRAWELGAGMDSWYENLDRAFSAWEDAIAQADLDWKYRQVENGEWNLFHAQEQNRSEDAENTQFLTPVQMQSIPSLDTSHSLDIPLPWDHIDTGIDKKWLKEDLQRALEAAIVPDCSFEGCSHCGVCGTDFGHNVVIESPIIPQFAGEFVPNTTKAQRLRVWFGKQGNMALVSHLDLIRLFDRVVRRAGLPIAFTGGFHPMPRISVATALALGATSNGEIADFELTVPVDIDTFREKLVREMPTDIPIYNVEQIDLKTPAATQLLETAEYLITVAALEETTSIQWQEWIDTIKAKDELWYEHTTKSGKSQLINLRDRLFELELVETHKNVAESISVIRYVGSYRQDGFLLRPEQILFMLGIVASGEFQLLHIHRNRLILAV
- a CDS encoding Rne/Rng family ribonuclease; amino-acid sequence: MPKQIIIAEQHQIAAVFSEDQIQELVVATGHHQIGDIYLGVVENVLPGIDAAFVNIGDPERNGFIHVTDLGPLKLKRTAAAITELLAPQQKVLVQVMKEPTGTKGPRLTGNITLPGRYVVLMPYGRGVNLSRRIKSESERNRLRALAILVKPAGMGLLVRTEAEGKPEEAIMEDLELLQKQWEAIQQEAHSTRAPALLNRDDDFIQRVLRDMYGADVNRIVVDSSTGLKRVKQYLQNWSGGQTPQGLLIDHHRDRSPILEYFRISAAIREALKPRVDLPSGGYIIIEPTEALTVIDVNSGSFTRSATARETVLWTNCEAATEIARQLRLRNIAGVIVVDFIDMESRRDQLQVLEHFNKGLKADKARPQIAQLTELGLVELTRKRQGQNIYELFGETCPTCGGLGHTVRLPGELENRLPIPAETPERERFVSLPHREPRQPSARVPEPRETYDGFGEAFDGDSESTNLNLINHPSYQELNDNKRRTRTRRSRIGINGLNGKDESRVIANPLAFVNEPDLDLDIEPELGVTPEIPSPTFGKPGWNERVERTVERAKVIKPEPVKPVVEPPEIRTVEMSLQEQDMFALMGISPLVKLEQEVKNTKSVIINVIQPGQVRTTPTESVSESPIAQKVPPEVIATKSPIPKVIEPEQKSLIEETAEPSELTANPSESLSAKASVKAIADESDSSSAANAIADESDANSAATASRRRRRRSSAIEDN